In Paracoccus jeotgali, the following are encoded in one genomic region:
- a CDS encoding division plane positioning ATPase MipZ produces the protein MAHIIVVGNEKGGSGKSTTSMHVATALARMGHRVAALDLDIRQRSFGRYLENRIHHCVKAGLDLPTPTLGDLPAQSPNDTDPLSQAMAQLDPDHDFIVIDCPGSHTRLAQMAHMLADTLVTPMNDSFIDFDLLARMSPEGKVLGPSIYAEMVWGARQGRQAAGAGPIDWVVLRNRLGTQAMHNKRKVGTALTQLSKRIGFRVAPGFAERVIFRELFPRGLTLLDLRDIGTEQLSMSNIAARQELRDLVATLNLPGVKIDF, from the coding sequence ATGGCGCATATCATCGTTGTCGGCAATGAAAAGGGCGGTTCCGGCAAGTCCACGACCTCGATGCATGTGGCGACGGCGCTGGCGCGGATGGGGCATCGCGTTGCGGCGCTGGATCTGGATATCCGCCAGCGCAGCTTTGGCCGTTATCTGGAAAACCGCATCCATCACTGCGTCAAGGCCGGGCTGGACCTGCCGACGCCGACGCTGGGGGATCTGCCCGCGCAGTCGCCGAACGACACCGACCCGCTGTCGCAGGCCATGGCGCAGCTTGACCCCGACCATGATTTCATCGTCATCGACTGCCCCGGCTCTCATACCCGGCTGGCGCAGATGGCGCATATGCTGGCCGATACGCTGGTCACGCCGATGAATGACAGCTTCATTGATTTCGACCTGCTGGCGCGGATGTCGCCCGAGGGCAAGGTGCTCGGCCCCTCGATCTATGCCGAGATGGTCTGGGGCGCGCGTCAGGGGCGGCAGGCGGCGGGTGCCGGGCCGATCGACTGGGTTGTGCTGCGCAACCGGCTGGGCACGCAGGCGATGCACAACAAGCGCAAGGTCGGCACCGCGCTGACGCAGCTGTCCAAGCGCATCGGCTTCCGCGTCGCGCCGGGATTTGCCGAGCGCGTGATCTTTCGCGAGCTGTTCCCGCGCGGCCTGACCCTGCTGGATCTGCGCGATATCGGGACCGAGCAGCTGAGCATGTCGAACATCGCCGCGCGGCAGGAGCTGCGCGATCTGGTGGCGACGCTCAACTTGCCCGGCGTCAAGATCGACTTCTGA
- the purD gene encoding phosphoribosylamine--glycine ligase: protein MNILILGGGGREHALAWAFRQNPKCDRLIVAPGNPGVASVAECARIDIMSGDEVLEFAQENAIDLVVIGPEAPLAAGVADVLRAGGVAVFGPSQAAAQLEASKAFTKEICDACGAPTAGWARFRDAQAAQDHVRRVGAPIVVKADGLAAGKGVVVAETVQQAVEAIDMIFAGGFGEAGAEVVIEEFMPGEEASFFVLSDGVNCLPIGTAQDHKRRDEGDRGPNTGGMGAYSPAPILTEALQAQVMAQIIRPTVAEMARRGTPFQGVLYAGLMIENGQARLVEYNARFGDPECQVLMMRLGAQALDLIQACVEGRLDEVRVNWADDHAMTVVLAAQGYPGDYRKGSAIKGMDDLPDTGSQTVFHAGTALKEGQLIASGGRVLSATGRGDSLAEARDRAYALADAIDWPEGFYRRDIGWRAL, encoded by the coding sequence ATGAACATCCTGATCCTCGGTGGCGGTGGGCGTGAACACGCATTGGCCTGGGCGTTTCGGCAGAACCCGAAATGCGACCGGCTGATCGTGGCGCCGGGCAATCCGGGCGTCGCCTCGGTCGCGGAATGTGCCCGCATCGACATCATGTCCGGTGATGAGGTGCTTGAATTCGCGCAGGAAAACGCCATCGATCTGGTGGTGATCGGCCCCGAGGCGCCGCTGGCGGCGGGCGTAGCCGATGTGTTGCGCGCAGGCGGGGTGGCGGTCTTCGGCCCGTCGCAGGCGGCCGCGCAGCTGGAAGCGTCGAAGGCCTTCACCAAGGAGATCTGCGATGCCTGCGGGGCGCCCACCGCAGGCTGGGCGCGCTTCCGCGACGCGCAGGCCGCTCAGGACCATGTCCGGCGGGTGGGCGCGCCCATTGTGGTCAAGGCCGACGGGTTGGCGGCCGGAAAGGGCGTGGTCGTCGCCGAGACCGTCCAGCAGGCCGTTGAGGCCATCGACATGATCTTTGCCGGCGGCTTTGGCGAGGCCGGCGCCGAGGTGGTGATCGAGGAGTTCATGCCCGGCGAGGAAGCCAGCTTTTTCGTGCTGTCCGATGGCGTCAACTGCCTGCCCATCGGCACCGCGCAGGACCACAAGCGCCGGGACGAGGGCGACCGCGGCCCCAACACCGGCGGCATGGGCGCCTATTCCCCCGCGCCGATCCTGACCGAGGCGCTGCAGGCGCAGGTGATGGCCCAGATCATCCGCCCAACCGTAGCCGAGATGGCGCGGCGCGGGACGCCGTTTCAGGGCGTGCTGTATGCCGGGCTGATGATTGAAAACGGGCAGGCGCGGCTGGTCGAATACAACGCCCGTTTCGGCGATCCGGAGTGTCAGGTGCTGATGATGCGCCTCGGCGCGCAGGCGCTCGATCTGATTCAAGCCTGTGTCGAGGGGCGGCTGGATGAGGTCCGGGTGAACTGGGCGGATGATCACGCGATGACGGTCGTCCTTGCAGCGCAGGGCTATCCGGGCGACTACCGGAAAGGAAGCGCGATCAAGGGGATGGACGATCTTCCTGATACCGGTTCGCAGACCGTGTTCCACGCTGGAACGGCGTTGAAGGAGGGTCAGCTGATCGCCTCGGGCGGGCGGGTTCTGTCCGCGACCGGGCGCGGCGACAGTCTGGCCGAGGCCCGCGACCGCGCCTATGCGCTGGCCGATGCGATCGACTGGCCCGAAGGCTTCTATCGGCGCGATATCGGCTGGCGGGCGCTGTAG
- the xseA gene encoding exodeoxyribonuclease VII large subunit → MDLFEDDDPTPGETRGGNAPALSVSEISGAVKRVIEGEFGRIRVRGEIGRVALPRSGHVYFDLKDDRAVLAAICWKTQAARLSQAPEEGLEVIATGRLTTFPGQSKYQLIVEELEPAGEGALMAMLEKRRRALAEEGLFDAARKRPLPFLPRVIGVVTSPSGAVIRDILHRLRDRFPSHVLIWPVAVQGKACAPEVAAGIRGFNALPADGPIPRPDLLIVARGGGSLEDLWGFNEEIVVRAAAESRIPLISAVGHETDTTLIDFAADRRAPTPTAAAEMAVPVRRDLATGLQQAGLRMNQAMGQRQDRLAQRLVDLSRALGRPQTLTEAARQRLDFRGNALEPALRNLVLRRRDQLGGLRLTPVMLRRQTDAARAALGNLTRHLRGAGALADSRRRDRLTALAERLENGRARVLADKRRETAQARAQLAPLGARLADAFGRDLTRRREALLRLDRMRVSLGYPQTLARGFAVIRDAKGAVLTSATVAAESPRLLIEMSDGSLTARPDTEPQGSLF, encoded by the coding sequence ATGGATCTGTTCGAGGATGACGACCCGACACCGGGCGAGACCAGGGGCGGCAACGCCCCGGCGCTGAGCGTGTCCGAAATTTCCGGCGCGGTGAAGCGCGTGATCGAGGGCGAATTCGGCCGCATCCGCGTCCGCGGCGAGATCGGTCGCGTGGCGCTGCCCCGCTCGGGCCATGTCTATTTCGACCTCAAGGACGACCGCGCCGTGCTGGCCGCGATCTGCTGGAAGACGCAGGCCGCCCGGCTGAGCCAGGCGCCGGAAGAGGGGCTGGAGGTCATCGCCACCGGGCGGCTGACCACCTTTCCCGGCCAGTCGAAATATCAGCTGATCGTCGAGGAGTTGGAACCCGCCGGCGAAGGCGCGCTGATGGCGATGCTGGAAAAGCGCCGCCGCGCGCTGGCCGAGGAAGGGCTGTTCGACGCCGCGCGCAAGCGGCCCCTGCCCTTTCTGCCGCGCGTGATCGGCGTCGTCACCTCGCCCTCGGGCGCGGTGATCCGCGACATCCTGCATCGGCTGCGCGACCGTTTCCCGTCGCATGTGCTGATCTGGCCGGTCGCGGTGCAGGGCAAGGCCTGCGCGCCCGAGGTCGCGGCGGGCATTCGTGGCTTCAACGCCCTGCCCGCAGATGGACCGATCCCGCGCCCCGATCTGCTGATCGTCGCCCGCGGTGGCGGCAGTCTTGAGGATCTGTGGGGCTTCAACGAGGAAATCGTCGTGCGCGCGGCGGCCGAGAGCAGGATCCCGCTGATCTCGGCCGTGGGGCACGAGACAGACACCACGCTGATCGATTTTGCCGCCGACCGGCGCGCGCCCACGCCCACCGCCGCCGCCGAAATGGCGGTGCCGGTGCGGCGCGATCTGGCGACGGGGCTGCAACAGGCCGGGCTGCGGATGAACCAGGCGATGGGCCAGCGGCAGGACCGGCTGGCGCAGCGTCTGGTCGATCTGTCCCGCGCCCTTGGCCGCCCGCAGACGCTGACCGAGGCGGCGCGGCAGCGGCTCGATTTTCGCGGCAACGCGCTGGAACCGGCGCTGCGGAACCTCGTCTTGCGGCGGCGCGACCAGCTGGGCGGGCTGCGCCTGACGCCGGTGATGCTGCGCCGGCAGACGGATGCGGCGCGCGCCGCGCTTGGCAACCTGACCCGGCATCTGCGCGGCGCGGGTGCGCTTGCCGATAGCCGCCGCCGCGACCGGCTGACGGCGCTGGCCGAGCGGCTGGAAAACGGCCGCGCGCGGGTGCTGGCCGACAAGCGCCGCGAGACGGCGCAGGCCCGCGCGCAGTTGGCGCCGCTTGGCGCGCGGCTGGCGGATGCGTTCGGCCGCGACCTGACGCGGCGTCGCGAGGCGCTGTTGCGGCTGGACCGGATGCGGGTGTCGCTTGGCTATCCGCAGACGCTGGCGCGGGGCTTCGCGGTCATCCGCGACGCCAAGGGCGCGGTGCTGACCTCGGCCACCGTTGCGGCAGAAAGCCCGCGCCTGCTAATCGAGATGTCGGATGGCAGCCTGACCGCGCGGCCGGATACCGAGCCTCAGGGCTCGCTGTTCTGA
- the ccoS gene encoding cbb3-type cytochrome oxidase assembly protein CcoS: MEILVILIPVSILLGAGGLAAFLWSLRTRQYDDPKGDAERILSDEWDDRPKPPPPDQNSEP, encoded by the coding sequence ATGGAGATTCTGGTCATCCTGATTCCGGTTTCGATCCTGCTGGGTGCGGGCGGGCTCGCGGCCTTCCTGTGGTCGCTGCGGACGCGGCAATATGACGACCCCAAGGGCGACGCGGAACGCATCCTGTCGGACGAATGGGACGACCGGCCGAAGCCGCCGCCCCCGGATCAGAACAGCGAGCCCTGA
- a CDS encoding heavy metal translocating P-type ATPase: MTDLGADREYASRLSACPACDAAPLAARIADSAAARGDLVLSLPTAHCAACITDVERALLAQPGVRAARVNLTLRRVMIDAPGREATDFIPVLEGIGYEAHELDASALGPTAADRQGRDILMRIGVSGFAMMNIMILSVAVWSGASGATRDMFHWISAVIAFPTVIFAGQPFFSSAWASLKGGRLGMDVPISLALILATSISLFETLHSGHHAYFDAAVMLCFFLLIGRYLDYRTRAVARSAAAELTALEVPRAVLLRDGAEQVVPLADLRPGDMIRIRPGARVAADGEVVTGMSEIDRSLLTGESLPVQAAPGMMLSAGEVNLTGPLDLRVTAAGQDSSLGRLTHLVAMAEATRGKYASLAERASRGYSPVVHLLALFSYGLWMYLSGDWRVALNVAAAVLIITCPCALGLAVPAVVTAASGRLFRRGLLIKDGTALERLAEVDCVVFDKTGTLTMGQPELVRLADLPDTLRPVAHAIADASGHPLSRALAGALKGAGVPIAPLDQAAEVPGFGVEGRWQGLRVRLGRADWAGDAAQEPVDADGPVSLLSVEGHAPVLLRFVDALRPGAAECVTALQHQGRRVMMLSGDTAAAVASAAKALGIDEFRAGVTPAEKEAEIAALAQAGAHVLMVGDGLNDTAALARAHVSISPASALDAARAASDMVLMGQDLQPVAEAVALAVKARRRIKENFAISFGYNVIAVPVAMAGLATPLLAALAMSASSITVTLNALRLR; the protein is encoded by the coding sequence ATGACGGATCTGGGTGCCGACCGCGAATATGCCTCTCGGCTGAGCGCCTGCCCGGCCTGCGACGCGGCGCCGCTGGCGGCGCGGATCGCCGATTCCGCCGCCGCGCGGGGCGATCTGGTGCTGTCGCTGCCCACCGCCCATTGCGCCGCCTGCATCACCGATGTCGAACGCGCGCTGCTGGCGCAGCCGGGCGTGCGCGCGGCGCGGGTCAACCTGACCCTGCGCCGGGTGATGATCGACGCGCCGGGCCGCGAGGCCACCGATTTCATTCCGGTGCTGGAGGGCATCGGTTACGAGGCGCATGAGCTTGATGCCTCGGCCCTTGGTCCCACCGCCGCCGACCGGCAGGGGCGCGACATCCTGATGCGCATCGGCGTTTCGGGCTTTGCCATGATGAACATCATGATCCTGTCGGTCGCGGTCTGGTCGGGGGCCAGCGGCGCTACGCGCGACATGTTCCACTGGATTTCCGCCGTCATCGCCTTTCCGACGGTGATCTTTGCCGGTCAGCCCTTCTTCAGCAGCGCCTGGGCCAGCCTCAAGGGCGGGCGGCTGGGGATGGATGTGCCGATCTCGCTGGCGCTGATCCTGGCTACCTCGATCTCGCTCTTCGAGACGCTGCATTCCGGGCATCACGCCTATTTCGACGCCGCCGTGATGCTGTGCTTCTTTCTGCTGATCGGGCGTTACCTCGACTATCGCACGCGCGCCGTCGCGCGTTCGGCGGCGGCCGAGCTGACCGCGCTCGAGGTGCCGCGCGCGGTGCTGCTGCGCGACGGGGCCGAGCAGGTCGTGCCGCTGGCCGATCTGCGCCCCGGCGACATGATCCGCATCCGTCCCGGCGCCCGCGTGGCCGCCGATGGCGAGGTGGTCACCGGCATGTCCGAGATCGACCGCTCGCTGCTGACCGGGGAAAGCCTGCCGGTGCAGGCGGCCCCTGGCATGATGCTGTCGGCGGGCGAGGTGAACCTGACCGGCCCGCTCGATCTGCGGGTGACGGCGGCGGGGCAGGACAGTTCGCTGGGCCGGTTGACGCATCTGGTGGCCATGGCCGAGGCGACGCGAGGCAAATACGCCTCGCTCGCCGAGCGGGCCTCGCGCGGCTATTCGCCGGTCGTGCATCTGCTGGCGCTGTTCAGCTATGGGCTGTGGATGTATCTCAGCGGCGATTGGCGGGTGGCGCTGAACGTGGCCGCGGCGGTGCTGATCATCACCTGCCCCTGCGCGCTTGGGCTGGCGGTGCCGGCGGTCGTGACAGCGGCCTCGGGGCGGCTGTTCCGGCGCGGGTTGCTGATCAAGGACGGCACCGCGCTTGAACGTCTGGCCGAGGTCGATTGCGTCGTCTTCGACAAGACCGGCACGCTGACCATGGGTCAGCCGGAACTGGTCCGTCTGGCCGATCTGCCGGACACGCTGCGCCCGGTGGCCCATGCCATCGCCGACGCCTCGGGCCATCCGCTGTCGCGCGCGCTGGCCGGGGCGCTGAAGGGGGCGGGCGTGCCGATCGCGCCGCTGGATCAGGCAGCCGAGGTGCCGGGCTTTGGCGTCGAAGGGCGCTGGCAGGGGCTGCGGGTCCGTCTAGGCCGCGCCGACTGGGCTGGAGACGCGGCGCAAGAGCCGGTCGATGCCGATGGGCCGGTCAGCCTGCTGTCGGTCGAAGGTCACGCGCCCGTGCTGCTGCGTTTTGTCGACGCGCTGCGGCCCGGCGCGGCGGAATGTGTCACGGCCCTGCAGCATCAGGGGCGCCGGGTGATGATGCTGTCGGGTGACACGGCGGCGGCGGTTGCCTCGGCAGCAAAGGCGCTCGGCATCGACGAGTTTCGCGCCGGCGTCACCCCGGCCGAGAAAGAGGCCGAGATTGCCGCGCTGGCTCAGGCTGGCGCGCATGTGCTGATGGTGGGGGACGGGTTGAACGACACGGCGGCGCTGGCCCGGGCGCATGTCTCGATCTCGCCGGCCTCGGCGCTCGATGCGGCGCGCGCGGCCTCGGACATGGTGCTGATGGGGCAGGATCTGCAGCCGGTGGCCGAGGCGGTGGCACTGGCCGTCAAGGCGCGGCGGCGGATCAAAGAGAACTTCGCGATCTCGTTCGGCTATAACGTCATCGCGGTCCCGGTCGCGATGGCCGGGCTGGCCACCCCGCTGCTGGCGGCGCTGGCGATGTCGGCAAGCTCGATCACCGTCACGCTGAACGCATTGCGGCTGCGCTGA
- a CDS encoding FixH family protein — protein sequence MTGSTFAGMSTASFLMILGVAAVFFAPFLLFTGGRTLGPRRMLMVFASLFGVIILVNIVMAVTAVRSFPGLETGNSYVASQNFDRERAAQQALGWTASPSYDGRTLSLKITDSAGLPARVSGLRVVVGRPTQKRDDVTPEMRYHGGLWLSDLTLAPGAWVVHLEADAPDGTVFRQRLANFPGAMVRG from the coding sequence ATGACTGGGTCCACCTTTGCCGGCATGTCCACCGCCAGCTTCCTGATGATCCTGGGCGTGGCCGCGGTGTTCTTTGCGCCCTTCCTGCTGTTCACCGGCGGCCGGACCCTGGGGCCGCGGCGGATGCTGATGGTCTTTGCGTCGCTGTTCGGGGTCATCATTCTGGTGAATATCGTCATGGCGGTGACGGCGGTCCGCAGCTTTCCGGGGCTGGAGACCGGCAACAGCTATGTCGCCTCGCAAAATTTCGACCGCGAGCGGGCGGCGCAGCAGGCGCTTGGGTGGACAGCGAGCCCCAGCTATGACGGGCGCACGCTCAGCCTCAAGATCACCGACAGCGCCGGGCTGCCGGCGCGGGTCAGCGGGTTGCGGGTCGTGGTCGGCCGCCCGACGCAGAAACGCGACGATGTGACGCCCGAGATGCGCTATCACGGCGGGCTGTGGCTTAGCGATCTGACGCTGGCGCCGGGGGCCTGGGTCGTTCATCTGGAAGCCGATGCCCCGGACGGCACGGTGTTCCGCCAGCGCCTCGCCAACTTCCCCGGCGCGATGGTCAGGGGCTGA
- the ccoG gene encoding cytochrome c oxidase accessory protein CcoG encodes MSSQESGPPTLYAAREPIFPRAVHGNFRRLKWAIMAATLAIYYITPWLRWNRGEGMPDQAVLVDLANRRFFFFWIEIWPHEFYFVAGLLVMAGLGLFLFTSALGRVWCGYTCPQTVWTDLFVHVERWIEGDRNNQIRLWRSEWSARKIRLRATKWLIWLVISVLTGGAWVFYFTDAPALLRDLVTGQAHYVAYMTIAIMTATTFLFGGFAREQICIYACPWPRIQGAMMDEDTLTVAYREWRGEPRGKIRKGEATKSDVPPGDKGDCIDCFACVNVCPMGIDIRDGQQLECITCALCIDACDEIMDRIGKPRGLIDYMALKDETAERIGNEGNSLLRHVLRPRTLMYFTLWSAIGVALIVALLMRSPFDLNVSPIRNPLFVTLSDGAIRNTYELRLRNKQHEALAFSLDVAGPDGERLPQLDLRVEGVEDPIVEVPADETATLRVYLTAAPDSPLTEQSRTPLTLLVSDPAGQQASIETVFHGKN; translated from the coding sequence ATGTCCAGCCAGGAAAGCGGTCCTCCGACCCTCTATGCCGCGCGCGAGCCGATTTTCCCGCGCGCCGTGCATGGCAATTTCCGTCGCCTGAAATGGGCGATCATGGCGGCGACGCTGGCGATCTATTACATCACCCCGTGGCTGCGCTGGAATCGCGGCGAGGGGATGCCCGATCAGGCGGTGCTGGTCGATCTGGCGAACCGTCGCTTCTTCTTCTTCTGGATCGAGATCTGGCCGCATGAGTTCTATTTCGTGGCCGGGCTGCTGGTCATGGCCGGGCTGGGGCTGTTCCTGTTCACCTCGGCGCTTGGGCGGGTCTGGTGCGGCTATACCTGTCCGCAGACGGTCTGGACCGATCTGTTCGTCCATGTCGAACGCTGGATCGAGGGCGACCGCAACAACCAGATCCGGCTGTGGCGATCCGAGTGGAGCGCGCGCAAGATCAGGCTGCGGGCGACGAAATGGCTGATCTGGCTGGTGATCTCGGTCCTGACCGGCGGCGCCTGGGTGTTCTATTTCACCGACGCCCCGGCGCTGCTGCGCGATCTGGTGACCGGGCAGGCGCATTACGTCGCCTATATGACCATCGCCATCATGACCGCGACCACCTTCCTGTTCGGCGGCTTCGCGCGCGAACAGATCTGCATCTATGCCTGCCCCTGGCCTCGGATTCAGGGCGCCATGATGGACGAGGATACGCTGACCGTCGCCTATCGCGAGTGGCGGGGCGAGCCGCGCGGCAAGATCCGCAAGGGCGAGGCCACGAAATCCGACGTGCCGCCCGGCGACAAGGGCGACTGCATCGACTGCTTCGCCTGCGTCAACGTCTGCCCCATGGGCATCGACATCCGCGACGGTCAGCAGCTGGAATGCATCACCTGCGCGCTGTGCATCGACGCCTGTGACGAGATCATGGACCGGATCGGCAAGCCGCGCGGGTTGATCGACTATATGGCGCTCAAGGATGAAACCGCCGAGCGGATCGGGAACGAGGGCAATTCGCTGCTGCGCCACGTCCTGCGCCCGCGCACGCTGATGTATTTCACCCTGTGGTCGGCGATCGGGGTGGCGCTGATCGTGGCGCTGCTGATGCGCTCGCCCTTCGATCTGAACGTCTCGCCGATCCGTAACCCGCTGTTCGTGACGCTCTCCGACGGCGCGATCCGCAACACTTACGAGCTGCGCCTGCGCAACAAGCAGCACGAGGCGCTGGCATTTTCGCTGGACGTCGCGGGGCCGGATGGGGAACGGCTGCCGCAGCTTGACCTGCGCGTCGAAGGGGTCGAAGATCCCATCGTCGAGGTGCCGGCGGATGAGACCGCGACCCTGCGCGTCTATCTGACCGCCGCGCCGGACTCGCCCCTGACCGAGCAGAGCCGGACGCCCCTGACGCTGCTGGTCAGCGACCCCGCCGGCCAGCAGGCCAGCATTGAAACGGTATTCCACGGAAAGAACTGA
- the ccoP gene encoding cytochrome-c oxidase, cbb3-type subunit III: MVDEVSSTGHEWDGITEYDNPMPRWWLWTFYLTIVWAIAYTFFYPAWPLINSATQGLLGTNYRLELAQEIERYDAANADIQGRLVMADLNEIAQDPELANYAGNAGRAVFATWCAQCHGSGAAGSKGYPNLLDNEWLWGGTMEDIHLTVTHGIRNTDDPDARYSEMPRFGADELLDRQQIDQVVEYVLALSGQDHVAAKAALGEEVFADNCVACHGEDGTGDQMQGAPNLTDAVWLYGGDRQTIHDSVYYARFGVMPNWSTRLSEADIRAVTHYVHSLGGGE; the protein is encoded by the coding sequence ATGGTCGACGAGGTCTCTTCGACCGGGCATGAATGGGACGGGATCACGGAATACGACAACCCCATGCCCCGCTGGTGGCTGTGGACATTCTATCTGACCATCGTCTGGGCCATCGCCTATACCTTCTTCTATCCGGCCTGGCCGCTGATCAACTCGGCCACGCAGGGGCTGCTGGGCACGAATTATCGTCTGGAACTGGCGCAAGAGATCGAGCGCTATGACGCCGCCAATGCCGATATCCAGGGCCGGTTGGTCATGGCCGATCTGAACGAGATCGCGCAGGACCCCGAGCTTGCCAACTACGCCGGCAATGCCGGGCGGGCGGTCTTCGCCACCTGGTGCGCGCAGTGCCACGGCTCGGGCGCGGCGGGCAGCAAGGGCTATCCGAACCTGCTCGACAATGAATGGCTCTGGGGCGGCACGATGGAGGATATCCACCTGACCGTCACCCACGGCATCCGCAACACCGACGACCCCGACGCCCGCTATTCCGAGATGCCGCGTTTCGGCGCCGACGAGCTACTGGACAGGCAGCAGATCGATCAGGTGGTCGAATATGTGCTGGCCCTGTCCGGGCAGGATCACGTCGCCGCCAAGGCCGCGTTAGGGGAAGAGGTCTTTGCCGACAACTGCGTCGCCTGCCATGGCGAGGACGGCACCGGCGACCAGATGCAGGGCGCGCCGAACCTGACCGATGCGGTCTGGCTGTATGGCGGCGACCGGCAGACCATCCACGATTCGGTCTATTACGCCCGCTTCGGCGTGATGCCGAACTGGTCGACGCGCCTGTCCGAAGCCGACATCCGCGCCGTCACGCATTACGTCCACAGCCTTGGCGGTGGTGAATAA
- a CDS encoding cbb3-type cytochrome c oxidase subunit 3 produces MDLYSLLRQFADSWALLALVAIFVGVIIWVFRPGSRRLHDDAAKSIFRHDRRPAPPQNDEEPGDG; encoded by the coding sequence ATGGATCTTTACAGCCTGCTGCGCCAATTCGCCGACAGCTGGGCCCTGCTGGCCCTGGTGGCGATCTTTGTCGGCGTGATCATCTGGGTCTTCCGCCCCGGATCGAGACGCCTGCATGACGACGCGGCGAAAAGCATCTTCAGACATGATCGGCGCCCCGCGCCGCCCCAGAACGACGAGGAGCCCGGTGATGGCTGA